A single Streptomyces mirabilis DNA region contains:
- a CDS encoding diacylglycerol/lipid kinase family protein, whose amino-acid sequence MGVDASGRVGHGKRWAARAALVTAALAVLLPLAYGGVDGVLLLLAVLLGVAVTAAALWWALTRRGPLRWVAAVLAAVAPGAVLTLFAVAGLLWAVPVSLALWTVAVWSGRYALRGDRTRAPRPKERRAPPPRRPFLLMNPHSGGGKVARFGLREKAERLGAQVVLLDPEKHQDVTALARAAVADGADLLGVAGGDGTQALVAAVAAEHGLPFLVVCAGTRNHFAMDLGLDRDDPASCLDALTDGVELRVDLGFAGGHPFVNNASFGAYAAVVQSPAYRDDKIGTILDLLPDLLTRQRGPRLTARAGDTTLDAPQAVLVSNNPYRTNDPAGLGRRERLDSGLLGVLGITVDSAAEAAALVLDPAPDGLAVLTTREVVIDADRAEVEAGIDGEALVLPAPVHCRVEPGALRVRVPKERPGVPEVQPPLDWRRLRTLAATVGRTAVVRHPGRGRDT is encoded by the coding sequence ATGGGTGTGGATGCGAGCGGGCGGGTCGGCCACGGGAAACGGTGGGCGGCCAGGGCCGCGCTGGTCACGGCGGCGCTGGCGGTCCTGCTGCCGCTCGCTTACGGAGGCGTGGACGGCGTACTGCTGCTCCTGGCCGTGCTCCTCGGCGTGGCCGTCACGGCGGCGGCGCTGTGGTGGGCGCTGACCCGGCGCGGCCCGCTCCGCTGGGTGGCGGCCGTGCTGGCGGCCGTCGCGCCCGGCGCCGTGCTCACCCTGTTCGCCGTGGCCGGCCTGCTCTGGGCCGTCCCCGTGTCCCTGGCGCTGTGGACCGTGGCCGTCTGGAGCGGCCGGTACGCCCTGCGGGGCGACCGGACGCGCGCCCCGCGCCCGAAGGAACGCAGGGCACCACCGCCGCGGCGCCCCTTCCTCCTCATGAACCCGCACTCCGGAGGCGGCAAGGTGGCGAGGTTCGGACTGCGGGAGAAGGCGGAGCGGCTCGGCGCGCAGGTCGTGCTCCTCGACCCGGAGAAGCACCAGGACGTCACCGCGCTGGCCCGGGCCGCCGTCGCGGACGGCGCGGATCTGCTGGGCGTCGCCGGCGGTGACGGTACCCAGGCGCTGGTCGCGGCCGTCGCCGCCGAACACGGTCTGCCGTTCCTGGTGGTCTGCGCCGGCACCCGCAATCACTTCGCCATGGACCTCGGCCTCGACCGCGACGACCCGGCGTCCTGCCTGGACGCCCTCACCGACGGCGTCGAACTCCGCGTGGACCTCGGCTTCGCCGGCGGCCACCCGTTCGTCAACAACGCCTCCTTCGGCGCGTACGCGGCGGTCGTGCAGAGTCCCGCGTACCGCGACGACAAGATCGGCACCATCCTGGACCTCCTGCCCGACCTGCTCACCCGCCAGCGCGGGCCGCGACTGACCGCCCGCGCCGGCGACACGACGCTCGACGCCCCGCAGGCCGTGCTGGTGAGCAACAACCCCTACCGGACCAACGATCCGGCCGGTCTCGGCCGCCGCGAACGGCTCGACTCCGGGCTGCTCGGTGTCCTCGGCATCACGGTGGACAGCGCGGCCGAGGCCGCCGCGCTCGTACTGGACCCCGCGCCGGACGGACTCGCGGTCCTGACCACCCGTGAGGTGGTCATCGACGCCGACCGCGCGGAAGTCGAGGCCGGCATCGACGGCGAGGCCCTGGTCCTGCCCGCCCCAGTCCACTGCCGCGTCGAACCCGGCGCCCTGCGCGTCCGCGTCCCCAAGGAACGGCCCGGCGTACCGGAGGTCCAACCCCCTTTGGACTGGCGCCGGTTGCGCACGCTCGCGGCGACCGTGGGGCGCACGGCGGTCGTACGACATCCTGGTCGTGGCCGGGACACGTAG
- a CDS encoding response regulator transcription factor — protein MSGQRGRVLVVDDDAAIRRSLERGLRLGGFTVDLADGGRPALAVARRTPPDVIVLDISMPDLSGIEVCRTLRDEDNDVPVLMLSALDETADRIAGLQAGGDDYLVKPFALQELVLRLEALLRRRPPRDSGTVRVGGLLLDPAARGVSLDGRPVELTRREFELLHFLARNAGIVLSRDQLLDRVWGYDFEVRTDAVDTFVSYLRRKLETSGRSRIIHTVRGVGFVLRDDDPGERP, from the coding sequence ATGAGTGGGCAGCGCGGCCGTGTTCTGGTCGTGGACGACGACGCGGCGATCCGCCGCTCGCTGGAGCGCGGACTGAGGCTCGGCGGATTCACCGTGGACCTGGCCGACGGGGGGCGGCCGGCCCTGGCGGTGGCCCGGCGGACACCGCCGGACGTGATCGTGCTGGACATCTCGATGCCCGACCTCAGCGGCATCGAGGTGTGCAGGACACTGCGGGACGAGGACAACGACGTACCCGTGCTGATGCTCTCCGCACTCGACGAGACCGCCGACCGGATCGCCGGGCTGCAGGCGGGCGGGGACGACTACCTCGTCAAGCCCTTCGCCCTGCAGGAACTGGTCCTGCGCCTGGAGGCACTGCTGCGGCGCAGGCCGCCACGGGACAGCGGCACCGTACGGGTCGGCGGGCTGCTCCTGGATCCCGCCGCCCGGGGGGTGAGCCTCGACGGGCGGCCGGTGGAACTGACCCGACGCGAGTTCGAGCTGCTCCACTTCCTCGCCCGCAACGCAGGCATCGTGCTCAGCCGGGACCAGCTCCTCGATCGCGTATGGGGCTACGACTTCGAGGTGCGCACCGACGCGGTGGACACCTTCGTCAGCTATCTGCGCCGCAAACTGGAGACGTCGGGGCGCTCCCGGATCATCCACACCGTACGAGGCGTGGGCTTCGTCCTGCGCGACGACGACCCGGGGGAGCGGCCGTGA